The Vibrio orientalis CIP 102891 = ATCC 33934 genome window below encodes:
- the pyrI gene encoding aspartate carbamoyltransferase regulatory subunit: MVKETQLQVEAIRNGSVIDHIPANIGIKVLKLFKMHKSNQRITIGLNLPSSALGAKDLIKIENIYLTKEQANQLALYAPKATVNQIEEYKVVNKLNLVLPNSIESVFECPNSNCISHGEPVESRFKVQEKHDNVQLKCHYCEKVFSREIMTEAR; this comes from the coding sequence ATGGTGAAAGAAACTCAACTTCAGGTAGAAGCGATTCGTAATGGCTCTGTGATCGACCATATCCCTGCGAATATTGGGATTAAAGTACTTAAGCTGTTCAAAATGCATAAGTCGAATCAGCGAATCACTATTGGCCTTAACCTGCCTTCATCAGCATTAGGTGCGAAAGACCTGATCAAAATTGAGAACATCTACCTAACGAAAGAGCAAGCTAACCAGTTAGCCCTTTACGCACCGAAAGCAACGGTCAATCAGATTGAAGAGTACAAGGTGGTCAATAAACTCAACTTGGTTCTGCCTAACAGTATTGAAAGTGTTTTTGAATGCCCGAACAGCAACTGTATTTCACATGGTGAGCCAGTAGAAAGTCGCTTTAAGGTGCAAGAAAAACATGACAATGTGCAGCTAAAATGTCACTACTGTGAAAAAGTATTCTCTCGTGAAATTATGACAGAAGCTCGCTAG